The sequence AGCGTCAACGCCATCGAAACCGGCAAATACGATCCCTCGCTGCCGCTGGCATTCCGGATTTCCGAAGTCTTCGAAATGCCGATCGAGGATATTTTCTCACCCGGCGAAATAGTGTAAGGAGGGCCTTGTGCGACGTTTCCTGATCATTTCTCTGCTCGCTCTGGCACTCGGCTCTTGCGGCCAGGCCGACAAGGATGAGTGCGCGCCCGACCCGGCGCCTGCGATACCGCTGGTCTACTGACCCGACCTTGCCATGCCGGTGATGCTGCGGGCATGGCGCGGCGATGAGCCACATTTCATACCACA comes from Alteripontixanthobacter sp. and encodes:
- a CDS encoding helix-turn-helix transcriptional regulator; its protein translation is MNNRLRVLRAEHRWSQQDLAERLGVSRQSVNAIETGKYDPSLPLAFRISEVFEMPIEDIFSPGEIV